The following proteins come from a genomic window of Rhodoligotrophos sp. CJ14:
- the cobT gene encoding nicotinate-nucleotide--dimethylbenzimidazole phosphoribosyltransferase, with translation MTDAQGISALEELRDLIRNLPGPDLAAEAAAKARQSELTKPQGSLGRLEELAAWLAAWQGQHPPSMRQAMVVVYAGNHGVVAQGVAAYPSSVTAEMVTNFRNGGAAINQICESLGLGLQVFELGLEVPTGDISETAAMTEEECAATIVYGFEAVAAPIDLLCLGEMGIGNTTVASALCLALFGGEAMDWVGPGTGLDEAGVRRKAEVVTRAVELHEDALGDPLAILTRLGGREFAAICGAIIGARMRQVPVVLDGFVCCAAAAILHAISPDALDHCVAGHRSAEPAHGLLLERLGKVPLLDLGMRLGEASGAALAAGVLKSAAQIHRGMATFGEAGVSGPSR, from the coding sequence ATGACAGATGCGCAGGGCATCAGCGCCCTAGAAGAGTTGCGGGACCTCATCAGGAACCTGCCAGGGCCCGATCTCGCGGCGGAAGCGGCCGCAAAGGCGCGGCAGAGTGAGCTCACCAAACCGCAAGGCTCGCTCGGCAGACTGGAGGAGCTTGCCGCCTGGCTCGCCGCCTGGCAGGGGCAGCATCCGCCCTCCATGCGGCAGGCCATGGTGGTGGTCTATGCAGGAAATCACGGGGTGGTGGCGCAAGGGGTTGCGGCCTATCCATCCTCCGTCACCGCGGAGATGGTGACGAATTTCCGTAATGGTGGCGCGGCGATCAACCAGATCTGCGAGAGCCTTGGGCTTGGCCTGCAGGTGTTCGAACTCGGGCTCGAGGTGCCGACGGGCGATATCAGCGAGACCGCCGCCATGACCGAGGAAGAATGTGCCGCCACGATAGTCTATGGGTTCGAGGCGGTGGCGGCGCCAATCGATCTGCTCTGCTTGGGCGAGATGGGGATCGGGAATACAACGGTCGCGTCCGCTCTTTGCCTTGCGCTGTTTGGTGGCGAGGCCATGGATTGGGTCGGCCCGGGTACCGGGCTCGATGAAGCGGGCGTTCGGCGGAAAGCCGAAGTGGTGACGCGGGCCGTCGAGCTCCACGAAGATGCCTTAGGCGATCCCCTCGCCATACTCACCCGCCTGGGGGGGCGGGAATTTGCCGCCATTTGCGGCGCGATCATTGGCGCGCGCATGCGGCAGGTTCCGGTGGTGCTCGATGGCTTTGTCTGCTGTGCGGCGGCCGCCATTCTCCATGCGATTTCCCCGGATGCGCTGGATCATTGCGTTGCCGGCCATCGCTCAGCCGAGCCGGCCCACGGCCTGCTGCTCGAACGTTTGGGTAAAGTGCCCCTGCTTGATCTCGGCATGCGGCTGGGGGAGGCCAGCGGGGCCGCGCTGGCGGCCGGGGTGCTGAAATCCGCAGCTCAGATCCACCGAGGCATGGCGACGTTCGGTGAGGCAGGGGTGAGCGGACCCAGCCGCTAA
- the cobS gene encoding adenosylcobinamide-GDP ribazoletransferase — MPRMDGRDAWFDGSRWWEDSRYALGLLTRLPFGTAAPPDGDFALAMRAFPIAGIVLGLLTGLLFAIAIELGLSVFLAATIAVAGAMLMTGCFHEDGLADTADGLGGGPTAEAKLLIMRDSRLGTYGACAVIIAVLLRIGAIIEISDFGGWANIIVVLAASGAWSRALMVRLLGSLPPARSDGLSAAAGTPDTRIIRQALALGGIMAGLLTIWSFGLFAGLVALLAAYIAYLLVRRLANKHIGGQTGDIAGAVQQASEIAFLLAIAAALP, encoded by the coding sequence ATGCCGCGTATGGATGGTCGCGATGCCTGGTTTGACGGCTCCCGCTGGTGGGAGGACAGCCGATATGCTCTCGGGCTCCTGACGCGGCTGCCCTTTGGGACCGCCGCGCCTCCCGACGGGGACTTCGCCCTTGCCATGCGTGCCTTTCCAATCGCCGGCATCGTTTTGGGGTTGCTGACCGGCCTTCTTTTCGCGATTGCCATCGAGCTTGGCCTCTCGGTTTTCCTGGCCGCAACGATCGCTGTGGCCGGCGCCATGCTGATGACCGGCTGTTTTCATGAAGACGGTCTGGCGGACACGGCTGACGGGCTCGGTGGAGGGCCGACGGCCGAGGCAAAGCTGCTCATCATGCGCGATTCGCGCCTTGGCACTTACGGTGCCTGCGCCGTGATCATTGCGGTTCTGCTGCGCATCGGCGCCATTATCGAAATCTCCGATTTCGGCGGCTGGGCCAATATCATCGTGGTGTTGGCCGCCTCCGGCGCTTGGTCGCGAGCACTGATGGTTCGCCTGCTCGGCTCGCTGCCGCCCGCCCGAAGCGATGGGTTATCCGCCGCCGCCGGAACGCCGGATACCAGGATCATCCGCCAGGCGCTCGCTCTGGGCGGCATCATGGCCGGCCTCCTCACCATCTGGAGCTTCGGCCTGTTCGCGGGCCTGGTGGCTCTCCTTGCGGCCTATATTGCCTATCTGCTTGTGCGCCGGCTTGCGAACAAACACATAGGTGGCCAAACTGGCGATATCGCGGGCGCCGTGCAGCAAGCCAGCGAAATTGCCTTTCTTCTGGCCATTGCCGCCGCCCTGCCGTGA
- a CDS encoding sensor histidine kinase → MSDQGVDTLSLMQPEDNFRARSIACLRLFAAEQLRFTCVPPAFAILALFLIGLANKPSHGLIWLALIFITKGIQLLVCRQIIRAELRLDHDPKPFILRLVGTSSLLTLVWLSLFFLVPGTASPLTIAIAVVPGILFTSFIFSIIRCSLRSDGEIQRLMEETEEEIVLPNRLARETIRQLQSRASARQIILRHTSEAGLPHLTGDPVALQNLWMAMAASALNACPYGGTVTIKLSVNASAGIRLSVIGDGYAVGNDSTIFLASRLARRHDAALTIRARDGGGTVLSVDFPAWRTIDTTPVEQRPLMRPTTGQRLLMAVTR, encoded by the coding sequence ATGAGCGACCAGGGTGTCGACACACTCTCGCTTATGCAGCCTGAAGACAATTTCCGCGCCAGATCAATCGCTTGCCTGCGATTGTTCGCCGCCGAGCAGCTACGGTTTACCTGTGTCCCTCCCGCCTTTGCAATTCTCGCACTGTTCCTGATCGGGCTCGCCAACAAGCCGAGTCACGGGCTAATCTGGCTGGCGCTCATCTTCATCACAAAGGGCATTCAACTTCTTGTCTGTAGACAGATTATCAGGGCGGAACTCCGCCTCGATCACGACCCCAAGCCGTTCATCCTGCGGCTCGTAGGGACGAGTTCTCTCCTCACGCTCGTCTGGCTCTCACTGTTCTTCCTGGTCCCCGGCACCGCATCGCCGTTAACCATTGCCATCGCCGTTGTGCCGGGAATCTTGTTCACAAGCTTCATTTTTTCCATCATCCGCTGCAGCCTCCGCAGCGACGGTGAGATTCAGCGCTTGATGGAGGAAACAGAAGAGGAGATCGTCTTGCCCAACCGCCTGGCGCGGGAAACGATCCGCCAGCTTCAGAGCCGGGCCAGCGCCCGCCAGATTATCCTGAGGCACACCAGCGAAGCAGGCCTGCCCCATCTGACCGGTGATCCGGTCGCCCTTCAGAATCTGTGGATGGCCATGGCGGCAAGCGCGCTGAACGCTTGTCCCTATGGGGGCACCGTGACCATCAAGCTCAGCGTCAACGCATCCGCCGGCATAAGGCTGTCCGTAATCGGCGATGGCTATGCCGTGGGCAATGACAGCACGATCTTCCTCGCGAGCAGGCTTGCCCGGCGTCATGATGCCGCACTCACCATTCGCGCCCGCGACGGTGGCGGCACCGTCCTCTCGGTAGACTTCCCCGCCTGGCGGACCATCGATACGACCCCTGTCGAGCAGCGTCCGCTGATGCGCCCCACCACCGGCCAGCGCTTATTGATGGCAGTGACCCGCTAG
- a CDS encoding DUF1289 domain-containing protein, giving the protein MSATVIETPCIKVCVVDFDTRLCIGCGRSGDEIGGWLAMTAEQRKAVMAELPARLKAMTAERRRKGGARARRSLTHEPVSGTDLA; this is encoded by the coding sequence ATGAGCGCAACCGTCATCGAGACACCCTGCATCAAGGTCTGCGTGGTCGATTTCGACACCCGGCTTTGTATCGGCTGTGGGCGAAGCGGGGATGAGATTGGCGGCTGGCTTGCCATGACCGCCGAGCAACGCAAGGCGGTGATGGCCGAGTTGCCAGCGCGGCTTAAGGCGATGACGGCTGAGCGCCGGCGCAAAGGCGGTGCCCGGGCCCGCCGCTCCCTCACCCATGAGCCCGTCTCGGGGACCGACCTCGCATGA